In Oryza brachyantha chromosome 2, ObraRS2, whole genome shotgun sequence, a single window of DNA contains:
- the LOC121053508 gene encoding UDP-glycosyltransferase 85A2-like: protein MAQVVGMATIDHEYAGIRKAVAYSTKLIVSSVFFVCVVLLAGVLTVVDWVPGLPADMRLRDFGSFIRTTDPDDAVLAMYVSYMECLRTTPSAVVLNTFDELEGEVVAALSRLLPPVYTVGPIPRLAAAHVAGRGPVDALGASLWPEDSRCLEWLRGKPPRSVLYVNFGSIVVVTREQLVELAWGLAASGHQFLWVIRDDQAKNGGGGDPADMFPPEFAEAAAKGRCYLTRWCPQEAVLQHDAIGAFLTHCGWNSMLDGICNGVPMLCYPLGADQETNCRYARTEWRIGAEVGESIEREAVARMVREVMGEDRGKEMRRRAMEWKEKAAMAVAPGGSSWVNLEKLVKEMFLSTD from the exons ATGGCCCAGGTGGTTGGGATGGCAACCATTGATCACGAGTATGCCGGGATTA GAAAAGCTGTCGCTTACAGCACCAAACTCATCGTGTCCTCTGTGTTCTTCGTGTgtgtcgtcctcctcgccggagtTCTAACAGTGGTCGACTGGGTGCCGGGGTTGCCGGCGGACATGCGCCTGCGCGACTTCGGCAGCTTCATCCGCACGACGGACCCCGACGACGCCGTGCTTGCCATGTACGTGTCCTACATGGAGTGCCTCCGGACCACGCCGTCCGCCGTCGTCCTCAACACGTTCGACGAGCTGGAAGgcgaggtcgtcgccgccctgtCGCGCCTCCTGCCGCCGGTCTACACGGTCGGGCCGATCccgcggctcgccgccgcgcacgtCGCCGGACGCGGCCCGGTCGACGCGCTGGGGGCGAGCCTCTGGCCGGAGGACAGCCGCTGCCTCGAGTGGCTCCGGGGCAAGCCGCCTCGCTCCGTCCTGTACGTCAACTTCGGCAGCATCGTCGTCGTGACGAGGGAGCAGCTAGTGGAGCTCGCGTGGGGCCTCGCCGCAAGCGGCCACCAGTTTCTCTGGGTGATTCGAGACGACCAAGCcaagaacggcggcggcggcgacccagccGACATGTTCCCGCCGGAGTTCGCGGAGGCGGCCGCCAAGGGCCGGTGCTACCTGACGAGGTGGTGCCCCCAGGAGGCGGTGCTCCAGCACGACGCCATCGGGGCGTTCCTGACGCACTGCGGGTGGAACTCCATGCTCGACGGCATCTGCAACGGCGTGCCGATGCTGTGCTACCCGCTCGGCGCGGACCAGGAGACGAACTGCCGGTACGCTCGCACGGAGTGGCGCATCGGCGCGGAGGTCGGCGAGAGCATAGAGCGGGAAGCGGTGGCGAGGATGGTGAGGGAGGTGATGGGAGAAGATCGTGGGAAGGAGATGAGGCGGCGCGCCATGGAGTGGAAGGAgaaggcggccatggcggtaGCACCTGGTGGTAGTTCATGGGTCAACTTGGAAAAGTTGGTCAAGGAGATGTTTCTCTCCAcagattaa
- the LOC107303563 gene encoding 7-deoxyloganetin glucosyltransferase-like, which translates to MSSSSAAAAPAPAHAVFFPFPVQGHVALALHLAKLLHARDGVRVTFVHSERNRRRVLRSRGATALDGAPGFRFAAVPDGLPLDGDADAPPGMLPLLVAIRSTVPHFKNVLDDAAASGDPATCVVSDMDHILLAARDMGLPTVVPWVPSACGLLSSLHYQQLIDRGLVPLKDAEQLSNGHLDSTVVV; encoded by the exons atgtcgtcgtcgtcggcggcggcggcgccagcgccAGCCCACGCCGTGTTCTTCCCGTTCCCGGTGCAGGGCCACGTCGCTCTGGCGCTGCACCTGGCTAAGCTCCTCCACGCCAGGGACGGCGTCCGCGTCACCTTCGTCCACTCCGagcgcaaccgccgccgcgtgctccGCTCGCGCGGCGCCACCGCGCTCGACGGCGCCCCGGGGTTCCGCTTCGCCGCCGTTCCCGACGGCCTGCCGTTAGACGGGGACGCCGACGCTCCCCCCGGCATGCTCCCCCTGCTCGTCGCCATAAGGTCAACCGTGCCGCACTTCAAGAACGTgctcgacgacgccgccgcctccggtgaCCCGGCCACCTGCGTCGTCTCCGACATGGACCACATCTTGCTCGCCGCCAGGGACATGGGCCTTCCGACGGTGGTGCCCTGGGTGCCCAGCGCCTGCGGCCTCCTGTCGTCCCTGCACTACCAGCAGCTCATCGACCGAGGCCTTGTTCCTCTCAAAG ATGCTGAGCAGCTGAGCAATGGCCACCTCGACAGCACGGTGGTTGTTTGA
- the LOC121053584 gene encoding (R)-mandelonitrile beta-glucosyltransferase-like: MPSAAPAHAVFFPYPAQGHVAAALHLARLLHARAGIRVTFVHSERNRRRVARSRGEAALAGARGFRFAAVPDGLPLEHDDYGPPDTLALLLSIEAGAFVPHFKKILEEEAAASGAPATCVVSDVDLALLAAKDMGLPAVAFWTPSACALMASLQCKELVDRGIVPLKDAEQLSNGYLDRTVVDWVPGMPADMRLRDFVSFVRTTDPDDAVLGLVVSSMERLRTASSAVILNTFDALEGEVIAALSRIVPPIYTVGPLPQLAGASAASHVDPPPAAAEDASGGLAASFWLEDGGCLEWLRRRRPRSVLYVNFGSIVCLTSQQLVELAWGLAASGHDFLWVIRDDQAKVAAGGGGDGDDAIAMLPVELRETVKGKGYLTSWCPQEAVLRHDAIGAFLTHCGWNSMLEAVANGVPMLCYPMGADQQTNCRYACTEWRVGVEVGDGIERGEVARMVREVLGQEGERGKEMRQRAMGWKERAAMAVVPGGTSWVNFERLVNEVFSPGRNNP; the protein is encoded by the exons atgccgtcggcggcgccagcCCACGCGGTGTTCTTCCCGTACCCGGCACAGGGCCacgtcgcggcggcgctgcaccTGGCTCGGCTCCTGCATGCGAGGGCCGGCATCCGCGTCACCTTCGTCCACTCCGAGCGCAACCGCCGCCGGGTAGCCCGCTCCCGCGGCGAGGCCGCGCTCGCCGGTGCGCGGGGGTTCCGCTTCGCGGCCGTCCCCGACGGCCTGCCGTTGGAACACGATGACTACGGCCCGCCGGACACGCTAGCCCTGCTCCTGTCCATCGAGGCCGGGGCCTTCGTCCCGCACTTCAAGAAGATcctcgaggaggaggcagccgCCTCGGGGGCTCCGGCCACCTGCGTCGTCTCCGACGTCGACCTCGCCTTGCTCGCTGCCAAGGACATGGGCCTCCCGGCCGTGGCGTTCTGGACGCCGAGCGCGTGCGCGCTCATGGCGTCGCTCCAGTGCAAGGAACTCGTCGACCGAGGCATAGTTCCACTCAAAG ATGCTGAGCAGCTCAGCAATGGCTACCTCGACCGCACGGTGGTCGACTGGGTGCCGGGGATGCCGGCCGACATGCGCCTCCGCGACTTCGTCAGCTTCGTCCGCACGACGGACCCCGACGACGCCGTGCTCGGCCTCGTCGTGTCCAGCATGGAGCGCCTTCGGACCGCGTCGTCCGCCGTCATCCTCAACACGTTCGACGCGCTGGAGGGCGAGGTCATCGCCGCCCTGTCGCGCATCGTTCCGCCCATCTACACGGTCGGCCCACTCCCCCAGCTCGCcggggcgtcggcggcgtcacATGTcgacccgccgccggccgccgccgaagacGCATCGGGCGGCCTGGCCGCCAGTTTCTGGCTGGAGGACGGCGGATGCCTCGAGTGGCTCAGGAGAAGGCGGCCTCGCTCCGTCCTGTACGTCAACTTCGGCAGCATCGTTTGCCTGACGAGCCAGCAGCTAGTGGAGCTCGCATGGGGGCTCGCTGCCAGCGGCCACGACTTCCTGTGGGTGATCAGAGACGACCAGGCTAaagtcgccgccggcggcggcggcgacggcgacgacgccatcGCCATGCTACCTGTGGAGCTCAGGGAGACGGTCAAAGGGAAGGGTTACCTGACAAGCTGGTGTCCCCAGGAGGCGGTGCTCCGGCACGACGCCATCGGAGCGTTCCTGACGCACTGCGGGTGGAACTCCATGCTCGAGGCGGTCGCCAATGGCGTGCCCATGCTGTGCTACCCCATGGGCGCCGACCAGCAGACAAACTGCCGGTACGCCTGCACGGAGTGGCGCGTCGGCGTGGAGGTCGGCGACGGCATCGAGAGGGGAGAGGTGGCGAGGATGGTGAGGGAGGTACTGGGACAAGAGGGTGAGAGAGGCAAGGAGATGAGGCAGCGTGCCATGGGATGGAAGGAGagggcggccatggcggtggTGCCCGGTGGAACCTCGTGGGTCAACTTTGAGAGGTTAGTCAACGAGGTATTTTCTCCCGGCCGTAACAACCCGTGA
- the LOC102716843 gene encoding uncharacterized protein LOC102716843 — MTLLFRLSLLLLLAPLVPTATSHSHHHPPVGGAAPRRHHRSAANTATAIFYTAPSMHQNHAEAEEGQSLHVLDPFVVAAAAEAPSGEGAIAAVGAAAEEVKPTLVDSPTQAAAPPPSPPPPPPPLPPPPFTAPDLDSAAPSQPQEEGVEGYASATAPPPLDEPASSSTTTTTRTTLPLARYRHPGIVGSGDEQRLEQLARVLASLGYNEMASAAPLLRDSELLVMWPGAITVFAAPDVFLHASCPMCSHHHVLLEHIALGYFPYSDLTTAPTAKLPSASPGFCLNLASERGPFAIHHARLYVDGVEVSHPELYNDGRYVVHGLHGVLPPLSHGSCSHGWHHRHHYNHHHHITTSSAATSASVLRIMIREAIARLRDGGYGFVALAMRVKFAELEKLTNMTVFALDDQAIFVGGGHDYVSAVRFHIVPGHRLTHADLQRLHPGTMLPTLAGQGQDLVVTQGAVGSGSGPNDVRINYIPIRDPDVVMNSRIALHGVYVPFPRLHLANLAAAVAVASTNGTACGVRGPLGDCASAAATSTAVPAAHGYGEGQ, encoded by the coding sequence ATGACGCTCCTCTTccgcctctctctcctcctcctcctcgccccgcTCGTCCCCACCGCCACGTCCCactcccaccaccacccgcccgtgggaggagcggcgccgcgccgccaccaccgctccGCCGCGAACACGGCCACCGCGATCTTCTACACCGCGCCCTCCATGCACCAGAACCACGCCGAGGCCGAGGAGGGCCAGTCGCTGCACGTGCTCGACcccttcgtcgtcgccgcggccgccgaggCTCCGTCTGGGGAGGGCGCCATCGCGGCggtgggagcggcggcggaggaggtgaagCCCACGCTGGTCGACTCCCCGACGCAAGCGGCCGCTccgcctccttctcctcctcctcctccccctcctcttcctcctcctcccttcaCCGCGCCGGATCTGGACTCCGCTGCGCCGTCGCAGCCGCAGGAGGAGGGCGTGGAGGGAtacgcgtcggcgacggctccTCCGCCACTCGACGAACCTGCTTCTAGTTCTACCACGACCACGACCAGGACGACGCTTCCGCTCGCCAGGTACCGCCACCCCGGGATCGTGGGCTCGGGCGACGAGCAGCGCCTGGAGCAGCTCGCGAGGGTGCTCGCCTCGCTCGGGTACAACGAGATGGCCTCAgcggcgccgctcctccgcgACTCCGAGTTGCTCGTGATGTGGCCAGGGGCGATCACCGTCTTCGCGGCTCCTGACGTCTTCCTCCACGCCTCTTGCCCCATGTGCTCGCACCACCACGTCCTACTGGAGCACATCGCCCTGGGCTACTTCCCCTACTCCGACCTCACAACCGCTCCCACCGCGAAGCTCCCCTCGGCCTCCCCGGGATTCTGCCTCAACCTCGCCTCCGAGCGGGGGCCGTTCGCCATCCACCACGCCAGGCTCTacgtcgacggcgtcgaggtCTCGCACCCAGAGCTCTACAACGACGGGCGCTACGTCGTGCACGGCCTCCACGGCGTCCTTCCGCCACTCTCCCACGGCTCGTGCTCCCACGGCTggcaccaccgccaccactacaaccaccaccaccacatcaCCACCAGTTCGGCTGCGACGTCCGCCTCCGTGTTGCGCATCATGATCCGAGAGGCCATCGCCCGTCTCCGCGACGGCGGCTACGGCTTCGTGGCGTTGGCCATGCGCGTCAAGTTCGCCGAGCTCGAGAAGTTGACGAACATGACGGTGTTCGCGCTCGACGACCAGGCCAtcttcgtcggcggcggccacgacTACGTCTCCGCAGTCCGCTTCCACATCGTCCCCGGGCACCGCCTCACCCACGCCGACCTCCAGCGCCTTCACCCCGGAACGATGCTCCCCACGCTGGCCGGCCAGGGCCAGGACCTCGTCGTCACTCAGGGCGCGGTCGGCTCCGGTTCCGGCCCCAACGACGTGCGCATCAACTACATCCCCATCAGGGACCCCGACGTGGTGATGAACTCGCGCATCGCCTTGCACGGCGTCTACGTCCCGTTCCCGCGCCTCCACCTCGCCAACCTCGCTgccgcggtcgccgtcgcATCCACCAACGGCACGGCCTGTGGCGTCAGGGGCCCCTTAGGCGActgcgcctccgccgcggcgacctCTACCGCTGTTCCGGCTGCTCATGGCTACGGCGAAGGGCAGTGA